A genome region from Arthrobacter sp. V1I9 includes the following:
- a CDS encoding RNA methyltransferase, protein MTIHYLESAADPRVSDYTQLTDVHLRKIREPAEGMYIAESSRVLRRALAAGHQPRSFFLAEKWLDDLQDILGAYPHVPAFIGSAALLEEITGFHLHRGAMAAMQRPAPVPLPELLVSAQESEGGRARGRSRIAILENLTDHTNVGAVFRSAAAIGVDGVLVTPQCADPLYRRSIRVSMGTVFQVPWTRIESWPASLEQLKEAGYFVAGMSLGEGAITLDELVAQDHQSLVLVFGTEGDGLKPETERLLDARVTIPMMNGVDSLNVAASSAVAFYATR, encoded by the coding sequence GTGACAATCCACTATCTCGAATCTGCCGCCGACCCCCGGGTGTCCGACTACACCCAGCTCACGGATGTGCACCTGCGCAAAATCCGGGAGCCCGCGGAGGGCATGTATATCGCCGAATCCTCCCGCGTGCTGCGCCGCGCCCTGGCCGCGGGGCACCAGCCCCGGTCCTTCTTCCTCGCGGAAAAGTGGCTGGACGACCTTCAGGACATCCTCGGTGCCTACCCCCACGTCCCGGCCTTCATCGGCAGCGCGGCCCTGCTGGAGGAAATCACCGGTTTCCATCTTCACCGCGGTGCCATGGCCGCAATGCAGCGCCCCGCGCCGGTACCGCTGCCGGAACTGCTGGTCAGTGCGCAGGAGTCCGAGGGCGGCCGTGCACGAGGGCGATCAAGGATCGCGATCCTGGAAAACCTTACGGACCATACAAACGTAGGTGCGGTTTTTCGCAGCGCCGCAGCGATCGGCGTCGACGGCGTACTGGTGACGCCGCAGTGTGCCGACCCGCTCTACCGCCGCTCGATCCGCGTGTCGATGGGCACGGTCTTCCAGGTGCCATGGACGCGGATCGAATCGTGGCCGGCCAGTCTCGAACAGCTGAAAGAGGCGGGGTATTTCGTTGCAGGCATGTCTCTGGGGGAGGGGGCCATCACTCTTGATGAGCTGGTGGCCCAGGATCATCAGAGTCTGGTGTTGGTCTTCGGTACTGAAGGTGACGGGCTAAAGCCCGAGACTGAGCGGTTGCTCGACGCGCGCGTGACGATTCCGATGATGAATGGCGTGGATTCGCTGAATGTTGCCGCCTCATCGGCGGTTGCGTTCTATGCGACCCGGTAG
- a CDS encoding ABC transporter ATP-binding protein yields the protein MSDVLELASVSVVRGKKTLLDKVDWEVNEGERWVILGPNGAGKTTLLQIAAARMHPSSGKAGILDEILGRVDVFELRPRIGLSSAALATQIPEHENVLNVVVTAAYGVTGRWREGYERDDERRAFRLLNDWGMGPLLNRTFATLSEGERKRVQIARALMTDPELLLLDEPAAGLDLGGREELVHKLGELARDEAAPAMVLVTHHLEEVPPGFTHAMLLRDGGVVAAGPITEVLTAEHLSTTFGLDLDVSVNAGRYTAVASR from the coding sequence ATGAGTGATGTTCTGGAATTGGCTTCCGTCAGCGTTGTCCGAGGTAAAAAGACCCTGCTGGACAAGGTTGACTGGGAAGTCAATGAAGGCGAACGCTGGGTAATCCTCGGCCCCAACGGCGCAGGCAAAACCACCCTCCTCCAGATTGCCGCCGCGCGCATGCATCCGAGCAGTGGCAAAGCCGGGATTTTGGACGAGATCCTGGGCCGTGTGGACGTCTTCGAACTCCGCCCCCGCATTGGCCTCTCCTCCGCCGCCCTGGCAACCCAGATCCCGGAACACGAAAACGTCCTCAACGTTGTGGTCACCGCCGCCTACGGTGTCACCGGCCGCTGGCGTGAAGGATACGAGCGCGACGACGAGCGGCGGGCGTTCCGCCTGCTCAACGACTGGGGGATGGGCCCGCTCCTGAACAGGACCTTCGCAACGTTGTCCGAGGGTGAGCGCAAGCGGGTCCAGATCGCCCGCGCCCTTATGACCGACCCGGAACTGCTGCTGCTGGATGAACCCGCTGCCGGCCTGGACCTCGGCGGCCGCGAGGAGCTCGTCCACAAGCTCGGAGAGCTCGCCCGGGACGAGGCAGCACCCGCCATGGTCCTCGTGACGCACCACCTTGAGGAAGTCCCGCCGGGATTCACGCACGCCATGCTGCTGCGCGACGGCGGAGTGGTCGCCGCAGGTCCCATCACCGAGGTCCTGACCGCCGAACACCTCAGTACAACATTCGGGCTGGACCTGGACGTATCCGTCAACGCGGGCCGGTACACCGCCGTCGCCAGCCGCTAG
- the serB gene encoding phosphoserine phosphatase SerB: MTSNVTAVSYGLSVTPTALEQLRSVFTAQGADVLSENEYGDARYQVHVAELQLPDATEAGLAALRGAVAEASITGLDTALVPAGLRAAERKLLILDVDSTLIQDEVIELLAAYAGKEEEVTAVTEAAMRGEVDFTESLLTRVQVLAGLPADVVHSVYTEVKLSEGAAELVAAFKAAGHVVAVVSGGFNQILEPIAGDLGLDYWQANELEIVDGVLTGKVLGAVVDRAAKEKYLREWAASEGIALEHTVAVGDGANDLDMLGAAGIGVAFNAKPAVLAVADAAVTMPYLDAVRHIAGV, from the coding sequence ATGACTTCGAACGTGACTGCCGTCAGCTATGGCCTGAGTGTGACCCCAACCGCGCTGGAGCAGCTGCGTTCCGTCTTCACGGCACAGGGCGCCGACGTGCTGTCCGAAAACGAATATGGCGACGCGCGCTACCAGGTCCACGTGGCTGAACTGCAGCTTCCGGACGCAACTGAAGCAGGCCTCGCCGCGCTCCGGGGCGCCGTAGCCGAGGCATCCATCACCGGGCTCGACACCGCATTGGTTCCTGCAGGCCTCCGCGCGGCCGAACGCAAGCTCCTGATCCTGGACGTGGATTCCACCCTGATTCAGGACGAGGTCATCGAACTCCTTGCCGCCTACGCTGGCAAGGAGGAAGAGGTGACCGCCGTTACCGAGGCTGCCATGCGTGGAGAGGTGGACTTCACCGAAAGCCTTCTCACCCGGGTCCAGGTCCTCGCAGGACTGCCGGCCGACGTCGTCCATTCCGTCTATACAGAAGTGAAGCTGAGCGAGGGGGCCGCCGAACTCGTGGCAGCTTTCAAGGCAGCGGGCCATGTGGTGGCTGTAGTGTCGGGCGGGTTCAACCAGATCCTGGAGCCGATTGCCGGCGATCTGGGCCTGGATTACTGGCAGGCGAATGAGTTGGAGATTGTCGATGGCGTCCTGACCGGCAAGGTGCTGGGCGCAGTGGTGGACCGGGCCGCGAAGGAGAAGTACCTGCGCGAGTGGGCAGCCAGCGAGGGTATCGCGCTGGAGCACACAGTGGCCGTGGGTGACGGCGCCAACGACCTGGACATGCTCGGGGCTGCCGGAATCGGCGTCGCCTTCAATGCCAAGCCAGCCGTGCTCGCCGTGGCTGATGCCGCCGTCACCATGCCGTACCTCGACGCTGTCCGCCACATCGCCGGCGTCTGA
- a CDS encoding SDR family oxidoreductase, which translates to MGLLDNKTAIVTGSSRGIGADVARNLASQGAAVVVNYRQKAPRANKVVQGIEATGGRAVAVGADLTTQEGVQALASAAMENFGTLDILVLNASGGMETGMGEDYALKLNRDAQINMLNAAVPLMREGSRVVFVTSHQAHFINTVPTMEAYEPVARSKRAGEDALRELIPSLAEKGISLVVVSGDMIEGTVTATLLDRSTPGAIEARRAEAGKLYSVEEFAEVVAGMVTADVESGHTEYAGGADYFGKGTGEPAS; encoded by the coding sequence ATGGGACTGCTGGACAACAAGACCGCCATCGTCACCGGATCATCACGCGGCATCGGCGCTGACGTAGCCAGGAACCTCGCAAGCCAGGGTGCCGCCGTCGTGGTCAACTACCGCCAGAAGGCGCCGCGCGCCAACAAGGTAGTGCAGGGAATTGAAGCCACCGGTGGACGTGCTGTGGCTGTGGGCGCTGATCTCACCACGCAGGAAGGTGTCCAGGCCCTGGCCTCCGCCGCCATGGAAAACTTCGGGACGCTGGACATCCTGGTGCTGAACGCCTCCGGCGGAATGGAAACCGGCATGGGCGAGGACTATGCGCTCAAACTGAACCGCGATGCCCAGATCAACATGCTGAACGCGGCAGTGCCCCTGATGCGTGAAGGCTCCCGCGTGGTCTTCGTCACCAGCCACCAGGCCCACTTCATCAACACCGTGCCCACCATGGAGGCCTACGAGCCCGTGGCCCGCAGCAAGCGTGCCGGGGAGGACGCACTGCGCGAACTCATCCCCAGCCTGGCCGAGAAGGGCATCTCCCTGGTGGTTGTGTCCGGCGACATGATCGAGGGCACCGTTACCGCAACCCTCCTGGACCGCTCCACTCCGGGCGCCATCGAAGCGCGCCGCGCGGAAGCAGGCAAGCTGTACTCCGTCGAAGAGTTCGCGGAGGTGGTGGCCGGGATGGTTACGGCCGACGTCGAGTCGGGCCACACCGAATACGCTGGCGGCGCAGACTACTTCGGCAAGGGCACCGGCGAGCCCGCGAGCTAG
- a CDS encoding beta-ketoacyl-ACP reductase: MTEAATAPRSVLITGGNRGIGLAIAEAFLANGDKVAVTYRSESKLPEGILGVKADVTDEASVDAAFKEVEAAHGPVEVLVANAGITKDTLLLRMSEDDFTSVIDTNLTGAFRVIKRASKGMIRLRKGRVVLISSVSGLYGAPGQINYSASKAGLVGIARSLTRELGSRGITANVVAPGFINTDMTAELPEATQKDYLSSIPAGRFAEATEVANVVRWISSEEAAYISGAVIPVDGGLGMGH; encoded by the coding sequence ATGACTGAAGCAGCCACCGCCCCTCGCAGTGTCCTGATCACCGGCGGCAACCGCGGCATCGGCCTGGCCATCGCGGAAGCGTTTTTGGCCAACGGGGACAAGGTTGCCGTGACCTACCGCAGCGAGTCGAAGCTGCCGGAGGGAATCCTGGGCGTCAAGGCCGACGTCACGGATGAGGCGTCGGTGGACGCGGCCTTTAAGGAAGTGGAAGCTGCCCATGGCCCGGTGGAGGTCCTGGTGGCCAACGCCGGCATCACCAAGGACACCCTGCTGCTGCGTATGAGCGAAGACGACTTCACGTCGGTCATCGACACCAACCTCACCGGTGCGTTCCGGGTCATCAAGCGTGCCTCCAAGGGCATGATCCGCCTGCGCAAGGGCCGGGTTGTCCTGATCTCCTCCGTGTCCGGCCTGTACGGCGCTCCCGGCCAGATCAACTATTCGGCTTCGAAGGCCGGCCTGGTGGGGATTGCCCGCTCCCTGACCCGTGAGCTGGGTTCGCGCGGTATAACCGCCAACGTTGTGGCTCCTGGCTTCATCAACACGGACATGACCGCTGAACTTCCCGAAGCCACCCAGAAGGACTACCTGTCCAGCATTCCGGCAGGCCGCTTTGCCGAGGCCACCGAGGTTGCCAACGTGGTCCGCTGGATCTCCAGCGAGGAAGCCGCCTACATCTCAGGCGCTGTCATCCCCGTGGACGGCGGCCTGGGCATGGGCCACTGA
- a CDS encoding DUF3099 domain-containing protein — protein MTLENHAGQTAPGEPERFSGDAEVHSITDAGAAHSEDMRQRMIKYAVAMGIRMVCLIMIFVVDGWFKIIAVAGAVFLPWIAVVIANGDDKAEGHSDLLLDSAPLAEIESPPAPSGDDEHGSEVLQGELIIDDDETPFGQERRAS, from the coding sequence GTGACCCTTGAAAACCATGCGGGACAAACCGCGCCCGGAGAGCCGGAGCGGTTCTCCGGCGACGCGGAAGTTCACAGCATCACGGACGCTGGCGCGGCCCATTCCGAGGACATGCGCCAGCGCATGATCAAGTACGCGGTGGCCATGGGTATCCGCATGGTGTGCCTGATCATGATCTTTGTGGTGGACGGCTGGTTTAAGATTATTGCGGTAGCCGGTGCAGTGTTCCTGCCTTGGATTGCAGTTGTTATAGCCAACGGCGATGACAAGGCCGAAGGCCACAGCGACCTGCTGCTGGATTCTGCGCCCCTGGCAGAGATTGAAAGCCCGCCTGCTCCGTCCGGCGACGACGAGCACGGCAGCGAGGTCCTGCAGGGCGAGCTGATTATTGACGACGACGAAACACCATTCGGGCAGGAGCGGCGGGCATCATGA